The following are from one region of the Plasmodium gaboni strain SY75 chromosome 12, whole genome shotgun sequence genome:
- a CDS encoding putative trimethylguanosine synthase gives MLKVRYENLNDIRKDDEILNICFVAHPCYYSVLDLEERELFNKRVYENFCKFAERVDIYDKNEYLSVYRRHDKKCRELYMLKSWELLKNTYRYKMPVIFKNLEYFDLYNMEKIRYYSINYNKKKGTKGNSYVVRNKKKLNMIEKEKCFILDNHMIYSMTPEYIAKSISKNILLNMNYIKKGCKKLLSIKEYNKNSKNDNKINDNLYNNKLDDDYYNDNMNYKDNNISKRKKFYPIKKKRKIEPILNSNKKFSIERKKKILIYLDPFAGAGGNCNHMNDIFTIGCDINIYRIKQCQHNCKFYNKNVDFILCDFFNLVTHFRKDTIDVIFFSVPWGGPKYKNKKKFELDTEIINNISVYKCLEVSIELTENLIFYLPRNVCMKELYYFFEYYKKLVTNKKYMNLKNDDISIYDIKQKDMNFICNDKYYENGSKLQNNNMLLELYINRTRCNYQKKDDNSLNNFFYFLNEKCDIYDNKFIFSNVQNIFHINIDHCYNIFNSFMSDKTSIQRETYGVLDESLHDNIINNSNQDMIEIYDNNNNIYSFDDDNNNNIYSFDDDNNNNIYSFDDDNNNNIYSFDDDNNNNIYSYDDNNNIYSFNDNVEDEKKEIKENKKYSINYYNNDIDRNYSPNKKKMKKKNIWAWHNTCMVLYLGNISSNIRNRKIINIKDMYYIDKKLSNILIDIEIDKNKCKQFFFSYHNFVNSQKKKVFFDIYQNNNNLFNNMFYINKNELIIKKIYLIKEKNILYINIFIMKKLFNIIEKIILLFFNNIKNMIGYNKISFLNKICIQFQNVYYNKILTQYIDKNVDIKKYETYIYKDDDKKIHLCYIHLFDYFNIIIKKIMKEFILLFSIYLYDISYMKYYFRHKNVDIEKKKRKIFSTQCLKKVHYNIIRILFNFLLYMKIYLNIVSNNIKLENYFDQHFILDNINIDNITNNLLNRFFLIYSLRKEKNTNYNFKTNNVVTSYVDYFKNFIKYIIHISINLELKENNEEKTISMNHMSNFFFRSLFNIEKKVDILINKLNNNLNNNEDDIKYYKYNLYLFLIHFFTKQFLYNSHVNINLDYFNTLLFFYLNQVYNLSKHQEGYINIFLHFLNNFLYKNFFLKII, from the coding sequence ATGCTTAAAGTGAGATATGAGAACTTGAACGATATAAGGAAGGATgatgaaatattaaatatttgttTTGTAGCACATCCATGTTATTATTCAGTGTTAGATTTAGAAGAAAGggaattatttaataaaagagtttatgaaaatttttGTAAGTTTGCTGAAAGAGttgatatatatgataagAATGAATATCTAAGTGTTTATAGAAGACatgataaaaaatgtagAGAATTATATATGCTAAAAAGTTGGGAGTTATTAAAGAATAcatatagatataaaatgcctgtaatatttaaaaatttagaatattttgatttatataatatggAGAAGATACGTTATTATTcaattaattataataaaaaaaaaggaacaAAAGGAAATAGTTATGTGGTTCGAAATAAGAAGAAACTAAATATGATTGAGAAAgaaaaatgttttattcTAGATAATCATATGATATATTCTATGACACCTGAGTATATAGCAAAAAGTATtagtaaaaatatattattgaatatgaattatataaagaagggatgtaaaaaattattaagTATAAAAGagtataataaaaatagtaaGAATGAcaataaaattaatgataatttatataataacaaattggatgatgattattataatgataatatgaattataaagataataatatttctaagagaaaaaaattttatcctattaagaaaaaaagaaagataGAACCCATTTTGAATAGTAATAAAAAGTTTTCTATTgagagaaaaaaaaaaattttaatttatttagACCCTTTTGCTGGTGCAGGAGGGAATTGTAATCACATGaatgatatatttacaattggatgtgatataaatatttatcGAATAAAACAATGTCAGCATAACTGTAAGttttataataagaatgtggattttattttatgtgATTTTTTTAATCTTGTTACTCATTTTAGAAAGGACACAATCgatgttatattttttagtGTACCTTGGGGGGGACcaaaatataagaataaaaaaaaatttgaaCTAGACActgaaataataaataatataagtgtatataaatgtttAGAAGTTTCTATAGAACTAACtgaaaatttaattttctATCTTCCAAGAAATGTCTGTATGAAGgaattatattatttctttgagtattataaaaaattagtaactaataaaaaatatatgaatttaaaaaatgatgatatttctatatatgatataaaacaaaaagatATGAACTTTATATgtaatgataaatattatgaaaatgGTAGtaaattacaaaataataatatgttattagaattatatataaatcgAACTAGATGtaattatcaaaaaaaagatgataatagtttaaataattttttttattttttaaatgagaaatgtgatatatatgataataaatttattttttcaaatgtgcaaaatatttttcatattaatattgatcattgttataatatatttaattcttttatgAGTGACAAAACATCTATTCAAAGAGAAACATATGGTGTACTTGATGAATCCTTAcatgataatattataaataatagtaatCAGGATATGAttgaaatatatgataataataataacatatatagttttgatgatgataataataataacatatatagttttgatgatgataataataataacatatatagttttgatgatgataataataataacatatatagttttgatgatgataataataataacatatatagttatgatgataataataacatatatagTTTTAATGATAATGTTGAGGATgaaaagaaagaaataaaagaaaataaaaaatattcaattaattattataataatgatatagATAGAAATTATTCTCCtaataagaaaaagatgaaaaagaaaaatatatggGCGTGGCATAATACATGTATGGTTTTATATCTTGGTAATATATCTTCAAATATTAGAAATCgaaaaattataaacattaaagatatgtattatattgataagaaattatcaaatatattaatagaTATAGAAATTGATAAGAATAAATGTAAgcaattttttttttcctatcataattttgttaatagtcaaaaaaagaaagttttttttgatatctatcaaaataataacaacttatttaataatatgttttatattaataaaaatgagctaataataaaaaaaatatatttaattaaggaaaaaaacattttatatataaatatttttattatgaaaaaattatttaatataattgaaaaaataatattacttttttttaataatataaaaaatatgataggttataacaaaataagtttcttaaataaaatatgtatacaatttcaaaatgtatattataataaaatattaacacaatatattgataaaaatgttgatattaaaaaatatgaaacttatatttataaggatgatgataagaaaatacatttatgttatatacatttatttgattattttaatattataataaaaaaaattatgaaagaatttattttgttgtttagtatatatttatatgatatatcatatatgaaatattattttagACACAAGAATGTtgatatagaaaaaaaaaaaagaaaaattttttctacacaatgtttaaaaaaagtccattataatataataagaatattatttaatttcttattatatatgaaaatatatttaaatattgtatctaataatataaaattgGAGAATTATTTTGATCAGCACTTTATTTtagataatattaatatagaCAATATAACTAATAACCTTTTAAAtagattttttttgatatattctttgagaaaagaaaaaaacacaaattataattttaaaacaaataatgTTGTTACGTCATATGTAGATTACTTTAAAAactttataaaatatataatccATATATCTATTAATTTAGAgttaaaagaaaataatgaagaaaaaacaatatCTATGAATCATATGagtaattttttttttcgttctttatttaatatagaaaaaaaggttgatatacttataaataagctgaataataatctaaataataatgaggacgatataaaatattataaatataatttatatttgtttttaattcatttttttacaaaacaatttttatataatagtCACGTTAATATAAATCTGGATTATTTTAACACCCTCCtcttcttttatttaaatcAGGTATATAACTTGTCAAAGCATCAAGAGGGctacataaatatatttcttcattttctgaataattttttatataaaaactttttcctaaaaataatatga
- a CDS encoding peptidyl-prolyl cis-trans isomerase, translated as MNIPNPRVFLDIAIGGRNAGRMIFELFMDKLPITCENFRCLCTGETGLGYYLKPRWYKNSPIHRIVTDFMFQGGDFNFGNGYGGESIYGQYFRNEKFIYKHSKRGILSMCQTRIKHTNNSQFFVTFKSCPWLDKKHVVLGHLEYGFDTLSFIEEQATLIGKPKKQVFIYNCGVIPLDKIKYKSPDNSDDDYIIPDIEKPLLEKDISINENTDFNELRNMYKYNKRF; from the exons atgaatattcCTAATCCTCGTGTATTTTTGGATATAGCTATTGGTGGAAGGAATGCGGGACGAATGATATTTGAG CTTTTTATGGATAAACTTCCCATAACATGTGAAAATTTCAGATGTCTATGTACTG GAGAAACAGGTTTAggttattatttaaaacCACGATGGTATAAGAATTCTCCTATCCACAGAATAGTCACCGATTTT ATGTTTCAAGGTGGAGATTTTAACTTCGGAAATGGTTATGGTGGGGAGTCAATATATGGTCAATATTTtagaaatgaaaaatttatttataaacatTCAAAAAGGG GTATATTATCAATGTGTCAAACAAGAATAAAACACACAAATAATTCACAATTTTTTGTTACTTTTAAAAGTTGCCCTTGGTTAGATAAAAAACAT GTTGTTTTGGGCCATTTGGAATATGGATTTGATACTCTATCTTTTATTGAAGAACAGGCAACATTAATTGGAAAACCCAAAAAGCaagtatttatatataattg CGGTGTTATTCCTTTggataaaataaaatataaatctCCAGACAATTCAGATGATGACTATATTATACca GATATTGAAAAGCCATTATTAGAAAAGGATATAAGTATTAATGAGAATACTGATTTTAATGAGTTGAgaaatatgtataaatataataaacgTTTTTAa
- a CDS encoding hypothetical protein (conserved Plasmodium protein, unknown function), which yields MESDEENVTSIKKIKKNKKLKLKIKKDKTEKKKGLSKKKKKKKDEKTKLDELYKLEIKNYKNGKKLKGKKYNDDDNNISDDSDLLNNDYDDIKEISKQVNEQIKLYKHLLRIRILTQKVLTLSNKLPLLSFVTFNNNITHSDHIQNNDNNSILSLLNNIQENEEEVREQITKVLIILHTFLKKYFIKKNIPINENKINDIDIICDEDDKEFFQNRRNIYIEHSTQSEQKLFSLIDTWFTYSKNMCLNFFDIIHKITKLSSIKTIKTYEQPISSQINQVMFELPSIIEKSYPQNISYDIIGKDLYDYLNNDKEFNLNKYIYDDEAYYKKFLLNAIQNLKDNQEDSELLKSQRQIYKIKKKYNKKENKGKVLSNEPIPKLVNFMLPEPRDNKIDNTYEYMENPDFINVLLSSLFQE from the exons atggaatCAGATGAAGAAAATGTTACAAGCATTAAaaagataaagaaaaataaaaaactcaagttaaaaataaaaaaggacaaaactgaaaagaaaaagggattatcaaaaaaaaaaaaaaaaaaaaaagatgaaaaaacaaagttagatgaattatataaattagaaattaaaaattataaaaatgggaaaaaattaaaagggaaaaaatataatgatgatgacAATAACATTTCAGATGATTCagatttattaaataatgattatgatgatataaaagaaatatcAAAACAAGTAAATGaacaaattaaattatataaacatttattAAGAATAAGAATATTGACTCAAAAAGTATTAACattatcaaataaattacctttattatcatttgtaacatttaataataatattacacATAGTGATcatatacaaaataatgataataatagcatattatccttattaaataatatacaagaaaatgaagaagaagTAAGAGAACAGATAACCAAAGTATTGATCATCTTACATAcctttttaaaaaaatattttataaaaaaaaatattcctattaatgaaaataaaataaatgatatagatataatatGTGATGAAGATGATAAAGAATTCTTTCAAAACAGAagaaacatatatattgaaCATTCAACACAAAGTGAACAAAAActattttctttaatagATACATGGTTTAcatattcaaaaaatatgtgtttaaatttttttgatattattCACAAAATAACAAAACTCAGTTCTATCAAAACTATAAAAACATATGAACAACCAATCTCTTCACAAATAAATCAAGTAATGTTTGAATTACCATCAATAATAGAAAAATCATATCCACAAAATATAAGTTATGATATCATTGGAAAGGATCTATATGATTACTTAAATAACGACAAAGAGTTTAATCTCAAcaagtatatatatgacGACGAG GcttattataaaaagttCTTGTTAAATGCTATACAAAATTTAAAGGACAACCA GGAAGATAGCGAGTTATTAAAAAGTCAAAGACAAATTTataagataaaaaaaaaat ataataaaaaggagAATAAGGGAAAAGTCCTATCAAATGAACCCATACCCAAATTAGTTAATTTTATG CTTCCTGAGCCAAGGGATAACAAAATTGATAACACTTATGAATACATGGAGAACCCAGATTTTATCAACGTACTTCTATCATCCTTATTTCAAGaataa
- a CDS encoding high mobility group protein B1, whose protein sequence is MKNTGKEVRKRRKNKKDPHAPKRSLSAYMFFAKEKRAEIISKQPELSKDVATVGKMIGEAWNKLGEKEKAPFEKKAQEDKLRYEKEKAEYANMKMKG, encoded by the coding sequence ATGAAGAATACAGGTAAAGAAGTACGTAAGagaagaaaaaacaaaaaagaCCCCCATGCCCCCAAGAGATCCTTATCAGCTTATATGTTTTTTGCAAAAGAGAAAAGAGCAGAAATTATTAGTAAACAACCAGAACTAAGTAAAGATGTTGCAACAGTAGGTAAAATGATTGGAGAAGCATGGAATAAATTAGgagaaaaagaaaaagccccctttgaaaaaaaagcaCAAGAAGATAAATTGAGATATGAAAAGGAAAAAGCAGAATATGCaaatatgaaaatgaaaGGTTAA
- a CDS encoding putative dynein heavy chain (part of same gene as PGSY75_1202300A~gap found within coding sequence) produces KKKLEYNREFKLFLVSDTNDRYFQDIEDYVNIINFQIDKHLIINKVINIIFKHEEEKKVLNFNTKIKNYYETKQTLKFLDDGMIIELCSFNNAVSINNNTNTIINNINNNNIDNNNNNNNNNNNNNNNIDNNNNIHNNNINNNNKNLINAINNNALKKIEIKKLLKEYQQEIIKINDSSKNIKYLGYRFHSIYKILLLLSKIKSIYYFNFNYLLNILNHLIKNINKKMLICNFNQLIKKFTHNCFLFILNSINKNDRLFFLFIFYTSLIFEQQKLNYIEQQKEHDNIKSNKIEKYTYYSLFIKMNNLYNINININTLNNIEWINIKKKTQLLFISKEYNNLQILINDMQNNTIEYFNWYKQTKPEENLFFLKKIQLNTLEIILFIYIMRKDRLFYYIYSQLKNYLDLTESLTFCLSSDLNYVDTKTFLYITEPNHSYDYILSKCNINKNKNNTNYNTSYNTNKTNTTTNNNNNNITTSSYIHNNSSSLKILSVGNNFNNDIQISIETSLQNGKKLLLENFHIINFNIDKFYEIYNNKKIHSNFQLILTSEKDLSLSIIKKAIKIYAHKEQFLKTFFLDFFIYVHNIYKQKLKNNFFNSFLFSLAFFHTILICRSNYNNYGFDHFYYFDNKDFETTFDSLIYYFNLIQQKNFITNLSEVHQMDSQYFNQASITDQPETKEVNINWKFVKNIILNIYSSKIKHTDRNIIKSYINEYFNEYSFNEKNEFIFSVDESYKYKFLLNRSIKEYINLIKSYPFFNSCKTYGMKIEADKKKEEEQNKNLLNNLKKICQDEILIYEKEYNDKDIFFNLDSDYYSSSFLNSDSSDVLKIKDLNVNEKDPDITKINSTETNEYIVNNENNHFVNINKDNNDIKTLEKIFKYTYTNNIKNSIYNNYHYYDLIYEQNLLNMDFMKNIKKMNEFYELLKKLKLLFKDNLNINSEWHKNNMTTIQLCCKKETKIFKEITNNLYSDVIQIEQQLNKNKKKLDIHTKIIMIFLSLNKIPPQWAIYFNKKIKYVNNFITYFENIKEQLYFWNITGELKFYNIQYLFYPTEFFKALLIKYSFIYQKKIKDCIFICKTNNKSDLNKKENVHTQKNIYYSSDEDTEYVSNQINYSNYVHYDMDIYTDVDIVGIYTLNNNFDCFGIKSKNNKKYDQLPIITLTVIEKKEKNILKDKKIPLYQNKYNKKLNKNKNNKFITYLYFKSDKHKSFIYINKIYLFIYN; encoded by the exons gaaaaaaaaaactcGAATACAATAGAGAGTTTAAATTATTCCTTGTTAGCGATACAAACGACAGATATTTTCAAGATATAGAAGACtatgttaatataattaattttcAAATAGATAAACATCTAATTATAAACAAAGTTATCaacattatatttaaacaTGAGGAAGAAAAGAAGGTTCTAAATTTTAAcacaaaaattaaaaactATTATGAAACTAAACAAACATTAAAATTTTTAGACGATGGAATGATAATCGAATTATgttcttttaataatgcTGTTAGTATAAATAACAACACCAATACgattattaataatatcaacaacaacaatattgataataataataataataataataataataataataataataacaacatTGATAACAATAACAACATccataataataacatcaataataataataaaaatctTATTAATGCTATTAATAACAATGCCcttaaaaaaatagaaataaaaaaattattaaaagaatatcAACAAgaaataatcaaaataaatgattcatctaaaaatattaaatatcTAGGTTATAGATTTcattctatatataaaatattattattattatcaaaaatcaaatccatatattattttaattttaattatttattaaatatattaaatcatcttattaaaaatattaataagaAAATGTTAATATGTAATTTTAATCAGTTAATCAAAAAATTTACACATAATTGTTTTCTATTCATATTAAATTCCATAAACAAAAATGACAgattattctttttattcatattctatacatcattaatatttgaacaacaaaaattaaattatatagaacaacaaaaagaacatgataatattaaatctaataaaatagaaaaatatacatattattctttattcataaaaatgaacaatctatataatataaacataaatataaatacattaaataatattgaatggataaatataaaaaaaaagacacaacttttatttatatcaaaGGAATATAACAACCTTCAAATATTAATCAATGATATGCAAAATAATACTattgaatattttaattgGTATAAACAAACAAAACCAGAAGAAAATCTTTTTTTccttaaaaaaatacaattaaatacattagaaattatattatttatttatattatgcGCAAAGATAgattattttattatatatattcacaattaaaaaattatctaGATCTAACCGAATCATTGACCTTTTGTCTCTCAAGTGATTTAAATTATGTAGATACAAAAAcatttctatatattaCAGAGCCAAACCATTcttatgattatatattatcaaaatgtaacattaataaaaataaaaataatactaATTATAATACAAGTTATAATACTAATAAAACTAATACTActacaaataataataataataatataacaacTAGTAgttatattcataataatagtagCTCCTTAAAAATTCTTAGTGTTGgtaataattttaataatgatattcAAATATCCATTGAAACTTCCTTACAAAACggaaaaaaattattattagaaaatttccatataattaattttaatatagataaattttatgaaatatataataacaaaaaaattcattCAAATTTTCAATTAATCTTAACATCAGAAAAAGATTTATCTTTATctataattaaaaaagcTATTAAAATTTATGCACATAAAGAACAATTTTTGAAAACATTCTTTTTagatttttttatttatgtacacaatatatataaacaaaaattaaaaaataattttttcaacTCTTTCCTATTTTCATTAGCATTTTTTCATAccatattaatatgtagATCCAATTACAATAACTATGGATTTgatcatttttattattttgataataaagATTTTGAAACAACATTTGattctttaatatattattttaatttaattcaacagaaaaattttataacTAATCTCTCCGAGGTGCATCAGATGGATTCTCAATATTTTAATCAAGCGTCCATAACTGACCAACCTGAAACAAAGGAGGTGAATATAAACTGGAAATTCGTAAA AAATATTATCCTAAACATATATTCAAGCAAAATCAAGCACACAGACAggaatattataaaaagcTATATCAACgaatattttaatgaatattcatttaatgAGAAAAATGAGTTCATTTTCTCGGTTGATgaatcatataaatataaattcttACTAAACCGTTCTATCAAAGAATATATCAATTTAATTAAG AGCTACCCTTTTTTTAATAGCTGCAAAACATATGGAATGAAAATTGAAGCCGATAAGAAGAAAGAAGAAGAGCAAAATAAAAATCTCCTCAacaatttaaaaaaaatttgtcAAGATgaaattttaatatacGAGAAAGAATATAACGACAAAgatattttctttaatcTTGACAGTGACTATTATTCAAGCTCCTTTCTAAATTCTGATAGTTCAGATGTTcttaaaataaaagatcTTAATGTAAATGAAAAGGATCCAGACATAACTAAAATAAACAGTACAGAAacaaatgaatatattgtaaataATGAGAACAATcattttgtaaatattaataaagacaataatgatattaaaactttggaaaaaatatttaaatatacttatacaaataatataaaaaatagtatatataataactatcattattatgatCTAATTTATGAACagaatttattaaatatggactttatgaagaatataaaaaagatgaatGAATTTTATGAATTACTTAAAAAACTTAAATTATTGTTTAAAGATAACCTTAACATAAATTCAGAATGgcataaaaataatatgacAACAATACAATTATGTTgtaaaaaagaaacaaaaatatttaaagaaattaCAAATAATCTCTATTCAGATGTAATACAAATAGAACAACAactaaataaaaataagaaaaaattggatatacatacaaaaataattatgatcTTTCTatcattaaataaaataccACCACAATGGgctatatattttaataaaaaaataaaatatgtaaataattttataacctattttgaaaatataaaagaacaATTATATTTCTGGAATATTACAGGAGAACtcaaattttataatatacaatatCTATTTTATCCTACCGAATTTTTTAAAGctttattaattaaatatagttttatatatcaaaaaaaaattaaagattgtatttttatatgcaaaactaataataaatctgatttaaataaaaaggaaaatgtacatacacaaaaaaatatttactATAGTAGTGATGAAGACACAGAATATGTTTCAAACcaaataaattattcaaattatGTTCATTATGATATGGACATATATACTGATGTAGATATTGTGGGGATATATACCCTG aataACAATTTTGATTGTTTTGGAATCAAATCCAAAAATAACAAGAAATACGATCAATTACCCATAATAACATTAACTGTTATTGAGAagaaggaaaaaaatatattaaaagataaaaaaataccTCTCTATcaaaacaaatataataaaaaattaaacaaaaacaaaaataataagtttataacatatttgtattttaaATCGGACAAACATAAGTccttcatatatataaataaaatatacttatttatatataactaa
- a CDS encoding hypothetical protein (conserved Plasmodium protein, unknown function) codes for MNIIPNDEKTEYSEILISIKSRDSIHKYVEECLHKLKTGNVKIIGRQYAITKALSILEVLKEKNEHFDYNIKYNNLTATGPDRRKILEIHIYIKKK; via the exons ATGAATATAATACCAAATGACGAAAAAACTGAATATTcagaaatattaattaGTATTAAATCAAGAGATAGCATACACAAATATGTAGAAGAATGTTTAcataaattaaaaaca GGTAATGTAAAAATTATAGGACGTCAATATGCAATTACGAAGGCTCTTAGCATACTTGAAGTATTGAAGGAAAAAAACGAACACTttgattataatataaaatataataatttaaca GCAACGGGACCCGATAGAAGAAAAATCTTAGAgattcatatatatataaagaaaaaataa